A DNA window from Streptococcus sp. LPB0220 contains the following coding sequences:
- the thiI gene encoding tRNA uracil 4-sulfurtransferase ThiI yields MTLTYSEIMIRYGELSTKGKNRMRFINKLRNNIQDVLSIYPAVKVTADRDRAHAYLHGTDYEPVAESLKQVFGIQNFSPVYKIEKSVPALKAAVQEIMKEIYKDGLTFKISSKRSDHTFELDSRELNQTLGGAVFEAIPTIQAQMKKPDINLQVEIREEAAYIFYETIKGAGGLPVGTSGKGMLMLSGGIDSPVAGYLALKRGVDIEAVHFASPPYTSPGALKKAHDLTRKLTKFGGNIQFIEVPFTEIQEEIKAKAPEAYLMTLTRRFMMRITDRIREVRGGLVIINGESLGQVASQTLESMQAINAVTNTPVIRPVVTMDKLEIIDIAQAIDTFEISIQPFEDCCTIFAPDRPKTNPKLKNAEQYEQRMDVEALVERAVAGIIVTEITPKAEKDEVDDLIEDLL; encoded by the coding sequence ATGACCTTAACCTATTCAGAAATTATGATTCGCTATGGAGAGCTTTCTACTAAAGGAAAGAACCGTATGCGTTTCATCAATAAACTTCGCAATAATATCCAAGATGTTTTATCTATCTATCCAGCTGTCAAAGTGACAGCCGACCGCGATCGGGCGCATGCTTATCTGCATGGGACGGATTATGAGCCAGTAGCAGAATCCCTCAAGCAGGTTTTTGGAATTCAAAATTTTTCACCCGTTTACAAGATTGAAAAATCTGTTCCGGCCTTAAAAGCGGCAGTACAAGAGATCATGAAGGAGATTTACAAGGACGGCTTGACCTTTAAAATCTCAAGTAAGCGCAGTGACCATACCTTTGAACTCGATAGTCGCGAGCTCAACCAAACCTTGGGAGGTGCTGTCTTTGAAGCGATCCCAACCATCCAAGCTCAGATGAAAAAACCAGATATCAACTTGCAAGTTGAAATTCGAGAAGAAGCAGCCTATATCTTTTATGAAACCATTAAAGGAGCAGGAGGCCTTCCTGTTGGTACGTCTGGCAAGGGAATGCTCATGCTTTCTGGTGGGATCGACTCTCCAGTAGCTGGTTACCTAGCCTTGAAGCGTGGAGTGGATATCGAGGCAGTCCACTTTGCTAGCCCACCTTATACCAGCCCAGGTGCCTTGAAAAAGGCCCATGATTTAACACGGAAGTTGACTAAGTTTGGCGGCAATATCCAATTTATCGAGGTTCCCTTCACAGAGATCCAAGAGGAAATCAAGGCTAAAGCGCCAGAAGCTTACCTCATGACTTTGACCCGTCGCTTTATGATGCGCATTACAGACCGTATTCGCGAGGTTCGCGGTGGTTTGGTGATTATCAATGGTGAAAGCTTGGGACAAGTGGCTAGCCAAACCTTAGAGAGTATGCAGGCCATCAATGCGGTAACCAATACGCCGGTTATCCGTCCGGTGGTGACCATGGACAAATTGGAAATCATCGATATTGCTCAAGCCATTGATACCTTTGAAATTTCTATCCAGCCATTCGAAGATTGTTGTACCATCTTTGCACCAGATCGTCCAAAGACCAATCCGAAACTCAAAAATGCAGAGCAGTATGAGCAACGGATGGATGTAGAAGCTTTGGTTGAGCGTGCGGTAGCAGGCATCATCGTAACCGAGATCACACCAAAAGCAGAAAAAGATGAGGTCGATGACCTGATCGAGGATTTGCTATAG
- a CDS encoding ABC transporter ATP-binding protein codes for MKKPIIEFKNVSKVFEDSGTVVLKDINFELEEGKFYTLLGASGSGKSTILNIIAGLLDATTGDVYLDGERINDVPTNKRDVHTVFQSYALFPHMTVFENVAFPLRLKKVDKAEIERRVSEVLKMVQLAGFEKRSIQKLSGGQRQRVAIARAIINEPRVVLLDEPLSALDLKLRTDMQYELRELQQRLGITFVFVTHDQEEALAMSDWIFVMNEGEIVQSGTPVDIYDEPINHFVATFIGESNILDGRMIEDYLVEFNGKRFEAVDGGMRPNEPVEVVIRPEDLQITLPEEGKLQVKVDTQLFRGVHYEIIAYDDLGNEWMIHSTRKAIVGEVIGLDFEPEDIHVMRLNETEEEFDARIEEYVEVEEQEAGLINAIEEERDEENNL; via the coding sequence TTGAAAAAACCAATTATTGAGTTTAAAAATGTTTCAAAGGTCTTTGAAGATAGCGGAACCGTTGTCCTAAAGGATATCAATTTTGAATTGGAAGAAGGGAAGTTCTATACCCTGCTCGGTGCATCTGGATCAGGGAAATCGACTATCCTTAATATCATTGCCGGTCTTTTGGACGCGACGACTGGAGATGTCTACCTTGATGGGGAACGGATCAATGATGTCCCTACCAACAAACGGGACGTCCACACCGTCTTTCAGTCCTATGCCCTGTTTCCACATATGACGGTCTTTGAAAATGTGGCTTTTCCCCTTCGTTTGAAAAAGGTGGATAAGGCTGAGATCGAACGTCGGGTTTCAGAAGTCTTGAAAATGGTCCAGTTAGCTGGATTTGAAAAACGTTCGATCCAAAAATTATCCGGTGGTCAACGCCAGCGGGTAGCTATTGCCCGGGCTATTATCAATGAACCACGAGTGGTCCTTTTAGATGAGCCCTTGTCTGCACTTGACTTGAAACTGCGGACAGACATGCAGTATGAGTTGCGGGAATTGCAACAACGCTTGGGGATTACCTTTGTCTTTGTTACCCATGACCAAGAAGAAGCTCTTGCCATGAGTGACTGGATCTTTGTCATGAATGAAGGAGAAATCGTCCAATCTGGTACACCGGTTGATATCTATGATGAACCGATTAACCACTTTGTAGCCACCTTTATCGGGGAGTCTAACATTCTAGATGGTCGCATGATCGAGGACTACTTGGTTGAGTTCAATGGCAAACGCTTTGAAGCGGTCGATGGGGGGATGCGTCCAAATGAACCAGTTGAAGTCGTCATTCGTCCTGAAGACTTGCAAATCACTCTTCCTGAAGAAGGCAAGCTCCAAGTGAAAGTGGACACCCAGCTCTTCCGTGGTGTTCATTACGAGATCATCGCCTATGATGATTTGGGAAATGAGTGGATGATTCACTCCACTCGTAAGGCTATCGTGGGAGAAGTTATCGGGCTAGACTTTGAACCAGAAGATATCCACGTTATGCGTCTCAACGAAACCGAAGAAGAATTCGATGCACGGATCGAAGAGTACGTTGAAGTGGAAGAGCAAGAAGCTGGTTTGATTAATGCCATTGAGGAGGAAAGAGATGAAGAAAACAACCTCTAA
- a CDS encoding DUF6556 family protein, which translates to MSQYSRSNKNQKPEEKVDTRPSRGEKVKQGLSVFQTVVATIASLLGIIVTSFTIMSLLNKDNQKTEDKPSSSTSVVVVHDKGSDSSATNTDANTNTQTNSSNTETSSQKETDSSSATESSSSAAQDQGSTATDSGADTASSGTN; encoded by the coding sequence ATGTCACAATATTCAAGAAGTAACAAAAACCAAAAACCTGAGGAAAAAGTTGATACAAGACCATCTCGCGGTGAGAAAGTAAAACAAGGTTTGTCCGTATTTCAAACGGTTGTAGCTACGATTGCCAGTCTCTTAGGGATTATCGTCACTTCCTTTACCATCATGAGTCTGCTCAATAAAGACAATCAAAAAACAGAAGACAAACCATCTAGTAGCACCAGTGTCGTCGTAGTTCATGATAAGGGATCTGACTCCAGCGCTACCAATACAGATGCTAACACCAATACACAAACCAATTCAAGCAATACAGAAACAAGTTCACAAAAAGAAACCGATAGCTCATCTGCTACCGAATCTAGTTCGTCTGCCGCACAAGACCAAGGCTCCACAGCAACAGACAGTGGCGCAGATACAGCATCATCCGGAACCAACTAA
- the rpmA gene encoding 50S ribosomal protein L27 → MLKLNLANLQLFAHKKGGGSTSNGRDSQAKRLGAKAADGQTVTGGSILYRQRGTHIYPGVNVGRGGDDTLFAKVEGVVRFERKGRDKKQVSVYPIAK, encoded by the coding sequence ATGTTGAAATTGAATCTTGCTAACTTGCAACTTTTCGCCCACAAAAAAGGTGGAGGTTCTACATCAAACGGACGTGATTCACAAGCAAAACGTCTTGGAGCTAAAGCAGCTGATGGACAAACTGTAACAGGTGGATCTATCCTTTACCGTCAACGCGGTACTCACATCTACCCAGGTGTGAACGTTGGACGTGGTGGAGACGATACTTTGTTCGCAAAAGTTGAAGGCGTAGTACGCTTCGAACGTAAAGGGCGCGATAAAAAACAAGTTTCTGTTTACCCAATCGCAAAATAA
- the thrB gene encoding homoserine kinase has product MKIIVPATSANVGPGFDSVGIAVTRYLTIEVLEPADAWFIEHDLGAGIPTDEKNLLLSTALSISTDMQPHRIKMTSEVPLARGLGSSSSVIVAGIELANQLANLQLSDAEKLRIATEIEGHPDNVAPAIFGNMVIASYIGEDVQYVTADFPSCDLVAFVPSYQLKTSDSRNVLPKEWSYKEAVAASSVANVAIAALLKGDLLTAGRSIESDHFHERYRQSLVKEFPQVKEVAHAHGAYATYLSGAGPTIMNLLAPEHTAAFVAALEELRLDGQIFQLKIDTFGVRVEK; this is encoded by the coding sequence ATGAAAATTATTGTTCCAGCAACCAGTGCCAATGTAGGGCCAGGATTTGATTCTGTTGGGATTGCCGTGACTCGCTATTTGACCATTGAAGTCCTTGAACCAGCAGATGCTTGGTTTATTGAGCATGATCTTGGAGCAGGGATTCCGACAGATGAGAAAAACCTTTTGCTCTCAACAGCTCTTTCTATCTCAACTGATATGCAACCCCATCGGATCAAGATGACTAGTGAAGTGCCTTTGGCGCGTGGTCTTGGATCTTCTAGCTCGGTCATTGTCGCAGGGATTGAATTGGCCAACCAATTAGCCAACCTCCAGCTATCAGACGCTGAGAAATTACGCATCGCGACCGAGATCGAAGGTCATCCGGATAATGTAGCTCCAGCTATCTTTGGGAATATGGTCATTGCGAGCTACATCGGTGAAGATGTCCAATATGTCACGGCTGACTTCCCAAGCTGTGACCTTGTGGCCTTTGTACCGAGCTACCAATTGAAGACCAGTGATAGTCGGAATGTCCTACCGAAAGAATGGTCTTATAAGGAAGCTGTTGCAGCCAGTAGCGTAGCCAATGTCGCTATCGCAGCTCTCCTCAAGGGAGATTTGCTGACGGCTGGTCGCTCCATCGAGTCAGATCATTTCCACGAGCGCTACCGTCAATCTCTTGTCAAAGAGTTCCCTCAGGTCAAAGAAGTCGCACATGCGCATGGGGCTTATGCTACCTATCTGTCAGGAGCAGGCCCAACGATCATGAACCTCTTAGCGCCAGAGCATACAGCAGCCTTTGTCGCAGCTCTCGAAGAACTCAGGCTAGATGGTCAGATTTTCCAACTTAAAATCGACACATTTGGCGTTCGTGTTGAGAAATAA
- the murB gene encoding UDP-N-acetylmuramate dehydrogenase, with amino-acid sequence MNEKMNQILEGIDIRFQEPLKHYTFTKVGGNAEFLAFPRNQYELKRIVQFANQEQIPWMVLGNASNIIVRDGGIPGFVIMFDRLRDISVDGYVIEAEAGAKLIDTTHVALHHSLKGFEFASGIPGSVGGAVFMNAGAYGGEIAHVLVSCKVLTKDGEIETLSASELAFGYRHSKIQETGSIVISAKFALSPGNHEQIKQEMDRLTHLRQLKQPLEYPSCGSVFKRPVGHFAGQLISEAGLKGYRIGGVEVSEKHAGFMVNVDNGTAKDYEDLIAHVIEAVEAHSGVRLEPEVRIIGQA; translated from the coding sequence ATGAATGAAAAAATGAATCAAATTCTTGAAGGGATTGATATCCGTTTTCAAGAACCTTTAAAACATTATACCTTCACAAAGGTAGGTGGGAATGCTGAATTTTTAGCTTTTCCTCGCAACCAATACGAATTAAAACGCATCGTCCAATTTGCCAACCAAGAGCAAATCCCATGGATGGTCCTGGGCAATGCGTCCAATATCATTGTCCGAGATGGGGGCATTCCGGGATTTGTCATTATGTTTGATCGCTTGCGTGACATCAGTGTGGATGGTTATGTGATCGAAGCAGAGGCAGGAGCTAAACTCATCGACACCACCCATGTGGCCTTGCACCATAGTTTGAAAGGCTTCGAGTTTGCTAGTGGCATTCCAGGCAGTGTCGGTGGCGCAGTCTTTATGAATGCGGGAGCCTATGGAGGAGAGATCGCGCATGTCCTAGTATCCTGTAAGGTCTTGACCAAAGATGGGGAGATCGAAACTCTGTCAGCGAGTGAACTAGCTTTTGGCTACCGCCATTCTAAGATTCAAGAGACAGGTTCTATCGTCATCTCTGCCAAATTTGCTTTGTCACCTGGCAATCACGAGCAAATCAAACAGGAGATGGATCGGTTGACCCATCTTCGTCAGTTGAAACAACCCCTTGAATACCCTTCTTGTGGATCCGTCTTTAAGCGTCCTGTTGGCCATTTTGCAGGTCAATTGATCAGCGAAGCAGGTCTAAAAGGCTATCGAATCGGTGGTGTGGAAGTTTCTGAAAAGCATGCCGGCTTTATGGTCAATGTCGACAATGGAACAGCTAAGGACTACGAAGATTTGATTGCCCATGTCATTGAGGCAGTAGAAGCTCACTCAGGCGTCCGTTTAGAACCAGAAGTTCGTATTATCGGCCAAGCCTAA
- a CDS encoding ABC transporter substrate-binding protein, with product MKKLYSFLTGIVLVILVLWGISHQIEASMNTKNSDKLVIYNWGDYIDPELLTEFTKETGIQVQYDTFDSNEAMYTKIKQGGTTYDIAIPSEYMIAKMMDEHLVEKLDQSKIKGMENIDPKLLNQSFDPGNQYSVPYFWGTLGIVYNTKMVKNAPEHWSDLWREEYRNDIMMYDGAREVMGIGLNTLGYSLNEKDPKKLQEAVDKLYTLTPNIKALVADEMKGYMIQNNAAIGVTFSGEASQMLEANKDLRYVVPTEASNLWFDNIVIPKTVKNKEAAYAFINFMLRPKNALKNALYVGYSTPNKKAKAMLPKEIQDDQSFYPSDETLDHLEVYQQLGKKLLGVYNDLYLQVKMYRK from the coding sequence ATGAAAAAACTTTATTCATTCCTAACTGGGATTGTCCTTGTCATTCTGGTCCTCTGGGGAATTAGCCACCAGATCGAAGCGAGCATGAATACCAAGAATAGTGACAAGTTGGTCATCTACAACTGGGGAGATTATATCGATCCAGAATTGCTAACGGAATTCACAAAAGAGACAGGAATTCAGGTGCAATATGATACCTTTGATTCCAACGAAGCCATGTACACCAAGATCAAGCAAGGGGGAACCACCTACGATATTGCGATTCCTAGTGAATACATGATTGCCAAGATGATGGATGAGCATCTGGTTGAAAAGTTGGACCAATCTAAGATCAAAGGGATGGAAAATATTGATCCAAAACTTTTGAACCAATCGTTTGATCCGGGTAACCAATATTCAGTACCTTATTTCTGGGGTACCTTGGGGATTGTCTACAATACCAAGATGGTTAAAAATGCTCCTGAACATTGGTCAGATCTCTGGCGTGAAGAGTACAGAAATGACATCATGATGTACGATGGTGCGCGTGAGGTCATGGGAATTGGTCTCAATACCTTGGGCTATAGCCTCAATGAAAAGGATCCAAAGAAATTGCAAGAGGCAGTAGATAAACTCTACACCTTGACGCCAAATATCAAAGCTTTGGTGGCCGATGAGATGAAAGGCTATATGATCCAAAACAATGCGGCTATTGGGGTTACTTTCTCAGGAGAGGCTAGCCAAATGCTCGAAGCCAATAAGGATCTTCGCTATGTCGTTCCAACTGAAGCCAGCAACCTTTGGTTTGATAACATTGTCATTCCAAAAACCGTGAAAAATAAAGAAGCAGCATATGCCTTCATTAACTTCATGCTTCGTCCTAAAAATGCTTTGAAAAATGCTCTTTATGTCGGCTACTCAACGCCAAATAAAAAAGCCAAAGCCATGTTGCCAAAAGAAATCCAAGATGACCAATCCTTCTATCCAAGTGATGAAACACTAGACCATTTGGAAGTCTATCAACAATTAGGCAAGAAATTGCTTGGAGTTTATAACGATCTTTACCTTCAGGTCAAGATGTATCGAAAATAA
- a CDS encoding ribosomal-processing cysteine protease Prp, whose product MIQAVFERAEDGELRSAEITGHAGSGEYGFDVVCASVSTLAINFVNSVEKFAGYEPDLELNEEEGGFLRVTIPTDIPPHQREMTQLFFESFFLGMANLSENSSEFVQTRVITEN is encoded by the coding sequence ATGATACAAGCAGTCTTTGAACGAGCCGAAGATGGCGAGCTGAGGAGTGCAGAAATCACTGGGCACGCTGGAAGCGGTGAATACGGCTTTGATGTCGTGTGTGCATCGGTTTCGACTCTAGCCATTAACTTTGTCAACTCTGTTGAGAAATTTGCAGGCTACGAACCGGATCTAGAATTAAACGAAGAAGAAGGTGGCTTCCTGCGGGTGACGATCCCGACAGATATTCCACCTCATCAAAGAGAAATGACCCAACTATTCTTTGAATCATTTTTCTTAGGGATGGCAAACTTATCGGAGAACTCATCGGAGTTCGTCCAAACAAGAGTTATCACAGAAAACTAA
- a CDS encoding ABC transporter permease → MKKVSHFYLGFVFLILYLPIFYLIFYAFNKGGDMNAFTGFTLEHFNELFADSRLMLILSETFLLAFLSALIATVIGTFGAIYIYQSKKKLEGPLLSINNILMVAPDVMIGASFLILFTTVKYQLGFLSVLASHVAFSIPIVVLMVLPRLKEMNRDMVNAAYDLGATQVQMLKEIMLPYLTPAIIAGYFMAFTYSLDDFAVTFFVTGNGFTTLSVEIYSRARQGISLSINALSALVFLFSVLLVIGYYFITREKEEAA, encoded by the coding sequence ATGAAAAAAGTATCTCATTTCTATCTAGGCTTCGTCTTTCTGATCCTCTATCTTCCTATTTTCTATTTGATCTTTTATGCCTTCAATAAAGGGGGAGATATGAATGCCTTTACGGGCTTCACGCTTGAGCATTTCAATGAATTGTTCGCAGATAGTCGCCTGATGCTGATCTTATCAGAGACCTTCCTCTTGGCCTTTTTGTCAGCCTTGATTGCGACAGTGATTGGAACCTTTGGAGCCATTTATATCTACCAATCGAAGAAGAAGTTAGAAGGACCTTTGCTCTCTATCAACAACATTCTTATGGTAGCGCCAGACGTTATGATCGGGGCCAGCTTCTTGATTCTCTTTACGACGGTGAAGTACCAGCTAGGTTTCCTATCTGTTTTGGCTAGCCACGTGGCTTTCTCGATTCCCATTGTGGTCTTGATGGTCTTGCCACGACTCAAGGAAATGAACCGGGATATGGTCAATGCTGCCTATGACTTGGGAGCTACCCAAGTGCAAATGCTCAAAGAGATCATGTTGCCGTATCTGACACCAGCCATTATTGCTGGCTACTTTATGGCCTTTACCTATTCGCTTGACGACTTTGCCGTGACCTTCTTTGTAACTGGAAATGGCTTTACAACCTTGTCTGTAGAGATTTACTCACGTGCGCGTCAAGGGATCTCCCTCAGTATCAATGCCTTGTCCGCCCTTGTCTTTCTCTTTAGTGTGCTCTTGGTCATCGGTTATTACTTTATTACCCGTGAAAAGGAGGAAGCAGCATGA
- the rplU gene encoding 50S ribosomal protein L21: MSTYAIIKTGGKQVKVEVGQAVYVEKLNVEAGQEVTFNEVVLVGGENTVVGTPLVSGATVVGTVEKQGKQKKVVTYKYKPKKGSHRKQGHRQPYTKVVINAINA; the protein is encoded by the coding sequence ATGAGCACATACGCAATCATTAAAACTGGCGGAAAACAAGTTAAAGTTGAAGTTGGTCAAGCAGTCTACGTTGAAAAATTGAACGTTGAAGCTGGTCAAGAAGTTACATTTAACGAAGTTGTTCTTGTTGGTGGTGAAAACACTGTTGTCGGAACTCCACTTGTTTCAGGAGCTACTGTTGTTGGAACTGTTGAAAAACAAGGAAAACAAAAGAAAGTTGTTACTTACAAGTACAAACCTAAAAAAGGTAGCCACCGTAAACAAGGTCACCGTCAACCTTACACTAAAGTTGTCATCAACGCTATCAACGCTTAA
- a CDS encoding DeoR/GlpR family DNA-binding transcription regulator, producing MKDSRHVEILQELDRKSVVSVKELKELFGVTDMTIRRDLIDLEKQGLLVRVHGGAHKKVKDSLLEASHSEKNLINIDEKRSIAKKCADLIENGDTVFIGSGTTTDFIGDYLEGKEISIVTNSLPIFEKLKDFPNYDLILVGGRYRVKTQTFVGQFANKLLKEIKVSKAFIGVNGIDGHSVSTANEEEGNGNAIILNNAIEKYVVADNSKFDSYSFYSFYRVEDLNAIITDDSIPKKIKDKYALYTKII from the coding sequence ATGAAAGATAGCAGACATGTTGAAATTCTTCAGGAACTGGATCGAAAAAGTGTGGTATCGGTCAAAGAGCTTAAGGAACTCTTTGGGGTGACAGACATGACCATTCGTCGCGATCTGATCGATCTTGAAAAACAAGGTCTTTTAGTTCGTGTACATGGTGGGGCCCACAAAAAAGTCAAAGATAGTTTATTAGAAGCTTCTCACAGTGAGAAAAATCTGATCAATATTGATGAGAAGCGATCCATTGCCAAAAAATGTGCAGACTTGATCGAAAATGGGGATACCGTCTTTATTGGCTCAGGTACAACAACAGACTTTATCGGGGATTATTTGGAAGGGAAAGAAATTAGCATCGTCACCAACTCCCTGCCTATTTTTGAGAAGCTCAAGGATTTCCCGAATTATGACTTGATCTTAGTTGGTGGTCGCTACCGGGTAAAGACACAAACCTTTGTCGGTCAATTTGCCAATAAACTCTTGAAAGAAATCAAGGTTTCTAAGGCCTTTATCGGGGTCAATGGAATCGATGGCCATAGTGTCTCCACAGCTAATGAAGAAGAAGGAAATGGCAATGCCATTATTCTGAACAATGCGATAGAAAAATATGTGGTAGCTGATAACAGCAAGTTTGATAGTTATTCTTTCTATAGTTTCTATCGAGTGGAAGACCTGAATGCCATTATTACTGATGATAGTATTCCAAAGAAGATCAAAGACAAATATGCCTTGTATACGAAAATCATATAA
- a CDS encoding cysteine desulfurase family protein has protein sequence MIYFDNSATTKPYPEALATYTEVATRIWGNPSSLHNLGSQATRILEASRKQIAELIGKKAEEIYFTSGGTEGDNWILKGVAFEKAPYGKHIIVSDIEHPAIKESAAWLKTQGFEVDYAPVDARGFVKVDALANLLRPDTTLVSVMAVNNEIGSIQPIHDIAALLEDRPTVSFHVDAVQALAKVATEVYLPERVDFATFSSHKFHGLRGVGFVYIKEGKKITPLLTGGGQEKEMRSTTENVAGIAATAKALRLAMENQEAFASKTQQMKEVIRKELANYPDVTIFSGEDHFAPHILTFGIKGVRGEVVVHAFEEFDIYISTTSACSSKAGKPAGTLIAMGVDKSIAQTAVRLSLDLENDMSQVEQFLTKFKLIYEQTRKVR, from the coding sequence ATGATCTATTTTGACAATTCAGCAACGACTAAACCCTATCCAGAAGCCCTTGCGACTTATACAGAAGTAGCGACTCGAATCTGGGGAAACCCTTCTAGTTTGCACAATCTAGGTAGTCAAGCTACTCGTATTTTGGAAGCTTCTCGGAAACAAATTGCGGAGCTAATTGGCAAGAAAGCTGAGGAAATTTACTTCACGTCTGGTGGGACAGAAGGAGACAACTGGATCCTCAAGGGTGTCGCCTTTGAGAAAGCTCCTTATGGCAAGCATATCATTGTCTCTGACATCGAGCATCCTGCCATCAAGGAATCGGCTGCTTGGTTAAAGACACAGGGGTTCGAAGTGGATTACGCTCCAGTGGATGCGCGTGGCTTTGTCAAGGTGGATGCCTTGGCTAACCTTCTCCGTCCGGATACGACCTTGGTCTCTGTCATGGCCGTCAACAATGAGATTGGTTCTATCCAGCCCATCCATGACATCGCGGCTCTTCTGGAAGATCGGCCAACGGTTAGTTTCCATGTCGATGCGGTTCAAGCTTTGGCAAAGGTAGCAACAGAAGTTTATCTACCAGAGCGTGTGGACTTTGCGACCTTCTCTAGTCACAAATTCCATGGGCTTCGCGGAGTCGGCTTTGTCTACATCAAAGAAGGCAAAAAGATCACCCCTCTCTTAACAGGTGGGGGCCAAGAAAAAGAAATGCGCTCGACAACTGAGAATGTGGCAGGCATCGCAGCAACAGCAAAAGCCCTACGCTTAGCCATGGAAAACCAAGAAGCTTTTGCCAGCAAGACCCAGCAGATGAAAGAAGTCATCCGCAAAGAATTGGCCAACTATCCAGATGTCACCATCTTTTCTGGTGAGGATCACTTTGCGCCTCACATCTTGACTTTCGGGATCAAAGGAGTTCGTGGAGAAGTAGTGGTCCATGCCTTTGAAGAGTTTGATATTTACATCTCGACCACCAGTGCCTGCTCGTCCAAAGCTGGTAAGCCAGCTGGAACCTTGATTGCCATGGGAGTGGACAAGAGCATTGCACAGACAGCTGTTCGCTTGAGCCTCGATCTTGAAAATGACATGAGCCAAGTCGAGCAATTCTTGACTAAGTTCAAACTGATTTACGAGCAAACACGAAAAGTACGTTAA
- a CDS encoding ABC transporter permease, which yields MKKTTSNLFILPYFLWIFLFVLAPVVMIIFQSFFNVEGQFSLENYKEFFTSQNLTYLKMSFNSVLYAGIVTLVTLLISYPTAYFLTLLKHRQLWLMLIVLPTWVNLLLKAYAFIGIFGQNGSINSFLSFLGVAPQQILFTDFSFIFVASYIEMPFMILPIFNVLDDLDPNLINASYDLGANRWDTFRHVVFPLSMNGVRSGVQSVFIPSLSLFMLTRMIGGNRVITLGTAIEQHFLTTQNWGMGSTIGVVLILAMLFTMWATRERRER from the coding sequence ATGAAGAAAACAACCTCTAATCTATTTATCCTCCCCTATTTCTTGTGGATTTTTCTCTTTGTCTTGGCTCCTGTAGTCATGATCATCTTTCAATCCTTTTTTAACGTTGAAGGGCAGTTTTCACTTGAAAACTACAAAGAGTTCTTCACTTCGCAAAATTTGACCTATTTAAAGATGAGCTTTAATTCGGTCCTTTATGCCGGAATCGTCACCCTGGTGACGCTCTTGATCTCCTACCCGACTGCTTACTTTTTGACGCTGCTTAAACACCGGCAGTTGTGGTTGATGTTGATCGTCTTGCCAACCTGGGTCAATCTCTTGCTCAAGGCCTATGCCTTTATTGGGATCTTTGGGCAAAACGGTTCCATCAATAGCTTTTTAAGCTTTCTCGGAGTCGCTCCCCAGCAGATCCTCTTTACCGATTTCTCCTTTATCTTTGTAGCCAGCTACATCGAGATGCCATTTATGATTTTACCGATCTTTAATGTCTTAGATGACTTAGATCCAAACTTGATCAATGCCAGCTATGATTTGGGAGCCAATCGTTGGGATACCTTCCGTCATGTGGTCTTCCCCTTGTCCATGAATGGAGTCCGCTCAGGTGTGCAGTCTGTCTTTATTCCTAGTCTGAGTCTCTTCATGTTGACACGGATGATCGGTGGAAACCGCGTCATTACCCTAGGGACTGCGATTGAACAGCACTTCCTGACAACACAAAACTGGGGAATGGGTTCTACCATCGGAGTTGTTCTGATCCTTGCCATGCTCTTTACCATGTGGGCAACTAGAGAAAGGAGAGAACGATGA